In one Magallana gigas chromosome 9, xbMagGiga1.1, whole genome shotgun sequence genomic region, the following are encoded:
- the LOC105334066 gene encoding protein FAM228B isoform X4 encodes MASLLCVKQPGGKVSVHSSDVVDELMIDSKDHIRTMKMNKSDVYRKRTRRPMSTSVIQSKVDSKSLIGQTLRVQDWLNEKTVKGLQFDIPQAWVEKQERSDVETKEARELYNPLLEVENTFVRDMENVVSSKEVLDLRKKEMLHKKWNDRVYEPLREKIIDVMDGEDWPELDRRKRELHKQYLEFVNEKGHVFLDTMDPSEYYAQALNGHRPAPIKVYFSEKKHSCLKWSKHMAAAKRRFDHQHYKIATKAFRDPLLSQGRERSAEERTILRCLTGNDYTDKDIEQVKLPPLPLVPLGRQGTDSVRWLEMPLHNIESTPRMASRRRMHGTFNQSQLDFELWSKAQRDRAQVEIEMQTQKKRMYKEIPPFKIPPREIPSSYLEPKNVGIQTIPEEFEQLTLKNWVPSNESASIPVMAS; translated from the exons ATGGCATCATTATTATGTGTTAAACAACCAGGGGGAAAGGTTAGCGTTCATTCGTCGGATGTAGTGGATGAGCTGATGATTGATAGTAAAGATCATATCAGAACAATG aaaatgaataaaagtgATGTGTATAGAAAACGAACAAGAAGACCGATGTCAACATCTGTTATCCAGTCTAAAGTAGATTCCAAAAGTTTGATAGGGCAGACTCTCCGTGTTCAGGATTGGTTGAATGAGAAGACAGTAAAAGGATTGCAG TTTGATATACCTCAGGCCTGGGTAGAAAAACAG GAGAGATCTGATGTGGAGACTAAAGAAGCCCGTGAATTATACAACCCGCTACTGGAGGTGGAGAACACTTTTGTCAGG GACATGGAGAATGTAGTGAGTTCCAAGGAAGTCCTGGATCTACGAAAGAAGGAGATGTTACACAAGAAGTGGAACGATCGTGTGTATGAACCTCTCCGGGAGAAAATCATTGACGTGATGGATGGAGAGGATTGGCCAGAGCTCGATCGTCGGAAACGAGAGCTGCATAAACAGTACTTGGAGTTTGTTAATGAAAAG ggtcaTGTATTTTTAGACACCATGGATCCCTCCGAGTACTATGCCCAGGCATTAAACGGACATAGACCAGCTCCTATCAAG GTGTACTTTTCTGAGAAAAAG CATTCTTGTCTCAAATGGAGCAAGCACATGGCTGCTGCCAAGCGACGGTTTGACCATCAACACTACAAG ATTGCCACGAAGGCGTTCCGGGACCCACTGTTATCTCAGGGTCGCGAGCGCAGCGCTGAGGAGAGGACAATTCTAAGATGTCTGACGGGAAATGATTACACCGATAAAGATATCGAGCAGGTCAAGTTGCCTCCCTTGCCCCTGGTTCCACTTGGGCGACAAGGCACGGACAGCGTTAGGTGGCTAGAAATGCCCCTCCACAACATAGAGAGCACTCCTCGCATGGCCAGCAG GCGAAGAATGCACGGTACATTCAATCAAAGTCAGTTAGACTTTGAGCTGTGGTCCAAGGCTCAGCGAGACCGAGCCCAGGTTGAGATCGAGATGCAGACTCAGAAGAAGCGCATGTACAAAGAAATCCCCCCATTTAAAATCCCCCCTCGTGAGATCCCCTCCTCATATCTCGAGCCCAAAAATGTTGGCATCCAGACCATCCCAGAAGAATTCGAGCAACTGACTCTCAAAAACTGGGTGCCTTCTAATGAATCAGCTTCCATACCAGTTATGGCATCTTAA
- the LOC105334066 gene encoding protein FAM228B isoform X5 → MASLLCVKQPGGKVSVHSSDVVDELMIDSKDHIRTMKMNKSDVYRKRTRRPMSTSVIQSKVDSKSLIGQTLRVQDWLNEKTVKGLQIVNSTYLKERSDVETKEARELYNPLLEVENTFVRDMENVVSSKEVLDLRKKEMLHKKWNDRVYEPLREKIIDVMDGEDWPELDRRKRELHKQYLEFVNEKGHVFLDTMDPSEYYAQALNGHRPAPIKVYFSEKKHSCLKWSKHMAAAKRRFDHQHYKIATKAFRDPLLSQGRERSAEERTILRCLTGNDYTDKDIEQVKLPPLPLVPLGRQGTDSVRWLEMPLHNIESTPRMASRRRMHGTFNQSQLDFELWSKAQRDRAQVEIEMQTQKKRMYKEIPPFKIPPREIPSSYLEPKNVGIQTIPEEFEQLTLKNWVPSNESASIPVMAS, encoded by the exons ATGGCATCATTATTATGTGTTAAACAACCAGGGGGAAAGGTTAGCGTTCATTCGTCGGATGTAGTGGATGAGCTGATGATTGATAGTAAAGATCATATCAGAACAATG aaaatgaataaaagtgATGTGTATAGAAAACGAACAAGAAGACCGATGTCAACATCTGTTATCCAGTCTAAAGTAGATTCCAAAAGTTTGATAGGGCAGACTCTCCGTGTTCAGGATTGGTTGAATGAGAAGACAGTAAAAGGATTGCAG ATTGTCAACTCTACATACCTAAAG GAGAGATCTGATGTGGAGACTAAAGAAGCCCGTGAATTATACAACCCGCTACTGGAGGTGGAGAACACTTTTGTCAGG GACATGGAGAATGTAGTGAGTTCCAAGGAAGTCCTGGATCTACGAAAGAAGGAGATGTTACACAAGAAGTGGAACGATCGTGTGTATGAACCTCTCCGGGAGAAAATCATTGACGTGATGGATGGAGAGGATTGGCCAGAGCTCGATCGTCGGAAACGAGAGCTGCATAAACAGTACTTGGAGTTTGTTAATGAAAAG ggtcaTGTATTTTTAGACACCATGGATCCCTCCGAGTACTATGCCCAGGCATTAAACGGACATAGACCAGCTCCTATCAAG GTGTACTTTTCTGAGAAAAAG CATTCTTGTCTCAAATGGAGCAAGCACATGGCTGCTGCCAAGCGACGGTTTGACCATCAACACTACAAG ATTGCCACGAAGGCGTTCCGGGACCCACTGTTATCTCAGGGTCGCGAGCGCAGCGCTGAGGAGAGGACAATTCTAAGATGTCTGACGGGAAATGATTACACCGATAAAGATATCGAGCAGGTCAAGTTGCCTCCCTTGCCCCTGGTTCCACTTGGGCGACAAGGCACGGACAGCGTTAGGTGGCTAGAAATGCCCCTCCACAACATAGAGAGCACTCCTCGCATGGCCAGCAG GCGAAGAATGCACGGTACATTCAATCAAAGTCAGTTAGACTTTGAGCTGTGGTCCAAGGCTCAGCGAGACCGAGCCCAGGTTGAGATCGAGATGCAGACTCAGAAGAAGCGCATGTACAAAGAAATCCCCCCATTTAAAATCCCCCCTCGTGAGATCCCCTCCTCATATCTCGAGCCCAAAAATGTTGGCATCCAGACCATCCCAGAAGAATTCGAGCAACTGACTCTCAAAAACTGGGTGCCTTCTAATGAATCAGCTTCCATACCAGTTATGGCATCTTAA
- the LOC105334066 gene encoding protein FAM228B isoform X3, giving the protein MASLLCVKQPGGKVSVHSSDVVDELMIDSKDHIRTMKMNKSDVYRKRTRRPMSTSVIQSKVDSKSLIGQTLRVQDWLNEKTVKGLQFDIPQAWVEKQIVNSTYLKERSDVETKEARELYNPLLEVENTFVRDMENVVSSKEVLDLRKKEMLHKKWNDRVYEPLREKIIDVMDGEDWPELDRRKRELHKQYLEFVNEKGHVFLDTMDPSEYYAQALNGHRPAPIKVYFSEKKVVFNVPESRPVTAPAQIATKAFRDPLLSQGRERSAEERTILRCLTGNDYTDKDIEQVKLPPLPLVPLGRQGTDSVRWLEMPLHNIESTPRMASRRRMHGTFNQSQLDFELWSKAQRDRAQVEIEMQTQKKRMYKEIPPFKIPPREIPSSYLEPKNVGIQTIPEEFEQLTLKNWVPSNESASIPVMAS; this is encoded by the exons ATGGCATCATTATTATGTGTTAAACAACCAGGGGGAAAGGTTAGCGTTCATTCGTCGGATGTAGTGGATGAGCTGATGATTGATAGTAAAGATCATATCAGAACAATG aaaatgaataaaagtgATGTGTATAGAAAACGAACAAGAAGACCGATGTCAACATCTGTTATCCAGTCTAAAGTAGATTCCAAAAGTTTGATAGGGCAGACTCTCCGTGTTCAGGATTGGTTGAATGAGAAGACAGTAAAAGGATTGCAG TTTGATATACCTCAGGCCTGGGTAGAAAAACAG ATTGTCAACTCTACATACCTAAAG GAGAGATCTGATGTGGAGACTAAAGAAGCCCGTGAATTATACAACCCGCTACTGGAGGTGGAGAACACTTTTGTCAGG GACATGGAGAATGTAGTGAGTTCCAAGGAAGTCCTGGATCTACGAAAGAAGGAGATGTTACACAAGAAGTGGAACGATCGTGTGTATGAACCTCTCCGGGAGAAAATCATTGACGTGATGGATGGAGAGGATTGGCCAGAGCTCGATCGTCGGAAACGAGAGCTGCATAAACAGTACTTGGAGTTTGTTAATGAAAAG ggtcaTGTATTTTTAGACACCATGGATCCCTCCGAGTACTATGCCCAGGCATTAAACGGACATAGACCAGCTCCTATCAAG GTGTACTTTTCTGAGAAAAAG GTAGTTTTTAATGTCCCTGAGTCAAGGCCGGTCACAGCACCAGCACAG ATTGCCACGAAGGCGTTCCGGGACCCACTGTTATCTCAGGGTCGCGAGCGCAGCGCTGAGGAGAGGACAATTCTAAGATGTCTGACGGGAAATGATTACACCGATAAAGATATCGAGCAGGTCAAGTTGCCTCCCTTGCCCCTGGTTCCACTTGGGCGACAAGGCACGGACAGCGTTAGGTGGCTAGAAATGCCCCTCCACAACATAGAGAGCACTCCTCGCATGGCCAGCAG GCGAAGAATGCACGGTACATTCAATCAAAGTCAGTTAGACTTTGAGCTGTGGTCCAAGGCTCAGCGAGACCGAGCCCAGGTTGAGATCGAGATGCAGACTCAGAAGAAGCGCATGTACAAAGAAATCCCCCCATTTAAAATCCCCCCTCGTGAGATCCCCTCCTCATATCTCGAGCCCAAAAATGTTGGCATCCAGACCATCCCAGAAGAATTCGAGCAACTGACTCTCAAAAACTGGGTGCCTTCTAATGAATCAGCTTCCATACCAGTTATGGCATCTTAA
- the LOC105334066 gene encoding protein FAM228B isoform X14, with product MASLLCVKQPGGKVSVHSSDVVDELMIDSKDHIRTMKMNKSDVYRKRTRRPMSTSVIQSKVDSKSLIGQTLRVQDWLNEKTVKGLQFDIPQAWVEKQIVNSTYLKERSDVETKEARELYNPLLEVENTFVRDMENVVSSKEVLDLRKKEMLHKKWNDRVYEPLREKIIDVMDGEDWPELDRRKRELHKQYLEFVNEKGHVFLDTMDPSEYYAQALNGHRPAPIKVYFSEKKVVFNVPESRPVTAPAQIATKAFRDPLLSQGRERSAEERTILRCLTGNDYTDKDIEQVKLPPLPLVPLGRQGTDSVRWLEMPLHNIESTPRMASSTVPLTLKMAKNARYIQSKSVRL from the exons ATGGCATCATTATTATGTGTTAAACAACCAGGGGGAAAGGTTAGCGTTCATTCGTCGGATGTAGTGGATGAGCTGATGATTGATAGTAAAGATCATATCAGAACAATG aaaatgaataaaagtgATGTGTATAGAAAACGAACAAGAAGACCGATGTCAACATCTGTTATCCAGTCTAAAGTAGATTCCAAAAGTTTGATAGGGCAGACTCTCCGTGTTCAGGATTGGTTGAATGAGAAGACAGTAAAAGGATTGCAG TTTGATATACCTCAGGCCTGGGTAGAAAAACAG ATTGTCAACTCTACATACCTAAAG GAGAGATCTGATGTGGAGACTAAAGAAGCCCGTGAATTATACAACCCGCTACTGGAGGTGGAGAACACTTTTGTCAGG GACATGGAGAATGTAGTGAGTTCCAAGGAAGTCCTGGATCTACGAAAGAAGGAGATGTTACACAAGAAGTGGAACGATCGTGTGTATGAACCTCTCCGGGAGAAAATCATTGACGTGATGGATGGAGAGGATTGGCCAGAGCTCGATCGTCGGAAACGAGAGCTGCATAAACAGTACTTGGAGTTTGTTAATGAAAAG ggtcaTGTATTTTTAGACACCATGGATCCCTCCGAGTACTATGCCCAGGCATTAAACGGACATAGACCAGCTCCTATCAAG GTGTACTTTTCTGAGAAAAAG GTAGTTTTTAATGTCCCTGAGTCAAGGCCGGTCACAGCACCAGCACAG ATTGCCACGAAGGCGTTCCGGGACCCACTGTTATCTCAGGGTCGCGAGCGCAGCGCTGAGGAGAGGACAATTCTAAGATGTCTGACGGGAAATGATTACACCGATAAAGATATCGAGCAGGTCAAGTTGCCTCCCTTGCCCCTGGTTCCACTTGGGCGACAAGGCACGGACAGCGTTAGGTGGCTAGAAATGCCCCTCCACAACATAGAGAGCACTCCTCGCATGGCCAGCAG TACGGTCCcattaacattgaaaatg GCGAAGAATGCACGGTACATTCAATCAAAGTCAGTTAGACTTTGA
- the LOC105334066 gene encoding protein FAM228B isoform X12: MASLLCVKQPGGKVSVHSSDVVDELMIDSKDHIRTMKMNKSDVYRKRTRRPMSTSVIQSKVDSKSLIGQTLRVQDWLNEKTVKGLQFDIPQAWVEKQIVNSTYLKERSDVETKEARELYNPLLEVENTFVRDMENVVSSKEVLDLRKKEMLHKKWNDRVYEPLREKIIDVMDGEDWPELDRRKRELHKQYLEFVNEKGHVFLDTMDPSEYYAQALNGHRPAPIKVYFSEKKHSCLKWSKHMAAAKRRFDHQHYKIATKAFRDPLLSQGRERSAEERTILRCLTGNDYTDKDIEQVKLPPLPLVPLGRQGTDSVRWLEMPLHNIESTPRMASSTVPLTLKMAKNARYIQSKSVRL; this comes from the exons ATGGCATCATTATTATGTGTTAAACAACCAGGGGGAAAGGTTAGCGTTCATTCGTCGGATGTAGTGGATGAGCTGATGATTGATAGTAAAGATCATATCAGAACAATG aaaatgaataaaagtgATGTGTATAGAAAACGAACAAGAAGACCGATGTCAACATCTGTTATCCAGTCTAAAGTAGATTCCAAAAGTTTGATAGGGCAGACTCTCCGTGTTCAGGATTGGTTGAATGAGAAGACAGTAAAAGGATTGCAG TTTGATATACCTCAGGCCTGGGTAGAAAAACAG ATTGTCAACTCTACATACCTAAAG GAGAGATCTGATGTGGAGACTAAAGAAGCCCGTGAATTATACAACCCGCTACTGGAGGTGGAGAACACTTTTGTCAGG GACATGGAGAATGTAGTGAGTTCCAAGGAAGTCCTGGATCTACGAAAGAAGGAGATGTTACACAAGAAGTGGAACGATCGTGTGTATGAACCTCTCCGGGAGAAAATCATTGACGTGATGGATGGAGAGGATTGGCCAGAGCTCGATCGTCGGAAACGAGAGCTGCATAAACAGTACTTGGAGTTTGTTAATGAAAAG ggtcaTGTATTTTTAGACACCATGGATCCCTCCGAGTACTATGCCCAGGCATTAAACGGACATAGACCAGCTCCTATCAAG GTGTACTTTTCTGAGAAAAAG CATTCTTGTCTCAAATGGAGCAAGCACATGGCTGCTGCCAAGCGACGGTTTGACCATCAACACTACAAG ATTGCCACGAAGGCGTTCCGGGACCCACTGTTATCTCAGGGTCGCGAGCGCAGCGCTGAGGAGAGGACAATTCTAAGATGTCTGACGGGAAATGATTACACCGATAAAGATATCGAGCAGGTCAAGTTGCCTCCCTTGCCCCTGGTTCCACTTGGGCGACAAGGCACGGACAGCGTTAGGTGGCTAGAAATGCCCCTCCACAACATAGAGAGCACTCCTCGCATGGCCAGCAG TACGGTCCcattaacattgaaaatg GCGAAGAATGCACGGTACATTCAATCAAAGTCAGTTAGACTTTGA
- the LOC105334066 gene encoding protein FAM228B isoform X13, which produces MASLLCVKQPGGKVSVHSSDVVDELMIDSKDHIRTMKMNKSDVYRKRTRRPMSTSVIQSKVDSKSLIGQTLRVQDWLNEKTVKGLQFDIPQAWVEKQIVNSTYLKERSDVETKEARELYNPLLEVENTFVRDMENVVSSKEVLDLRKKEMLHKKWNDRVYEPLREKIIDVMDGEDWPELDRRKRELHKQYLEFVNEKGHVFLDTMDPSEYYAQALNGHRPAPIKVYFSEKKHSCLKWSKHMAAAKRRFDHQHYKIATKAFRDPLLSQGRERSAEERTILRCLTGNDYTDKDIEQVKLPPLPLVPLGRQGTDSVRWLEMPLHNIESTPRMASRGRMHAWRNFSEECTVHSIKVS; this is translated from the exons ATGGCATCATTATTATGTGTTAAACAACCAGGGGGAAAGGTTAGCGTTCATTCGTCGGATGTAGTGGATGAGCTGATGATTGATAGTAAAGATCATATCAGAACAATG aaaatgaataaaagtgATGTGTATAGAAAACGAACAAGAAGACCGATGTCAACATCTGTTATCCAGTCTAAAGTAGATTCCAAAAGTTTGATAGGGCAGACTCTCCGTGTTCAGGATTGGTTGAATGAGAAGACAGTAAAAGGATTGCAG TTTGATATACCTCAGGCCTGGGTAGAAAAACAG ATTGTCAACTCTACATACCTAAAG GAGAGATCTGATGTGGAGACTAAAGAAGCCCGTGAATTATACAACCCGCTACTGGAGGTGGAGAACACTTTTGTCAGG GACATGGAGAATGTAGTGAGTTCCAAGGAAGTCCTGGATCTACGAAAGAAGGAGATGTTACACAAGAAGTGGAACGATCGTGTGTATGAACCTCTCCGGGAGAAAATCATTGACGTGATGGATGGAGAGGATTGGCCAGAGCTCGATCGTCGGAAACGAGAGCTGCATAAACAGTACTTGGAGTTTGTTAATGAAAAG ggtcaTGTATTTTTAGACACCATGGATCCCTCCGAGTACTATGCCCAGGCATTAAACGGACATAGACCAGCTCCTATCAAG GTGTACTTTTCTGAGAAAAAG CATTCTTGTCTCAAATGGAGCAAGCACATGGCTGCTGCCAAGCGACGGTTTGACCATCAACACTACAAG ATTGCCACGAAGGCGTTCCGGGACCCACTGTTATCTCAGGGTCGCGAGCGCAGCGCTGAGGAGAGGACAATTCTAAGATGTCTGACGGGAAATGATTACACCGATAAAGATATCGAGCAGGTCAAGTTGCCTCCCTTGCCCCTGGTTCCACTTGGGCGACAAGGCACGGACAGCGTTAGGTGGCTAGAAATGCCCCTCCACAACATAGAGAGCACTCCTCGCATGGCCAGCAG AGGCAGGATGCATGCTTGGAGAAATTTCA GCGAAGAATGCACGGTACATTCAATCAAAGTCAGTTAG
- the LOC105334066 gene encoding protein FAM228B isoform X15, translating to MASLLCVKQPGGKVSVHSSDVVDELMIDSKDHIRTMKMNKSDVYRKRTRRPMSTSVIQSKVDSKSLIGQTLRVQDWLNEKTVKGLQFDIPQAWVEKQIVNSTYLKERSDVETKEARELYNPLLEVENTFVRDMENVVSSKEVLDLRKKEMLHKKWNDRVYEPLREKIIDVMDGEDWPELDRRKRELHKQYLEFVNEKGHVFLDTMDPSEYYAQALNGHRPAPIKVYFSEKKHSCLKWSKHMAAAKRRFDHQHYKIATKAFRDPLLSQGRERSAEERTILRCLTGNDYTDKDIEQVKLPPLPLVPLGRQGTDSVRWLEMPLHNIESTPRMASRGRMHAWRNFIRSH from the exons ATGGCATCATTATTATGTGTTAAACAACCAGGGGGAAAGGTTAGCGTTCATTCGTCGGATGTAGTGGATGAGCTGATGATTGATAGTAAAGATCATATCAGAACAATG aaaatgaataaaagtgATGTGTATAGAAAACGAACAAGAAGACCGATGTCAACATCTGTTATCCAGTCTAAAGTAGATTCCAAAAGTTTGATAGGGCAGACTCTCCGTGTTCAGGATTGGTTGAATGAGAAGACAGTAAAAGGATTGCAG TTTGATATACCTCAGGCCTGGGTAGAAAAACAG ATTGTCAACTCTACATACCTAAAG GAGAGATCTGATGTGGAGACTAAAGAAGCCCGTGAATTATACAACCCGCTACTGGAGGTGGAGAACACTTTTGTCAGG GACATGGAGAATGTAGTGAGTTCCAAGGAAGTCCTGGATCTACGAAAGAAGGAGATGTTACACAAGAAGTGGAACGATCGTGTGTATGAACCTCTCCGGGAGAAAATCATTGACGTGATGGATGGAGAGGATTGGCCAGAGCTCGATCGTCGGAAACGAGAGCTGCATAAACAGTACTTGGAGTTTGTTAATGAAAAG ggtcaTGTATTTTTAGACACCATGGATCCCTCCGAGTACTATGCCCAGGCATTAAACGGACATAGACCAGCTCCTATCAAG GTGTACTTTTCTGAGAAAAAG CATTCTTGTCTCAAATGGAGCAAGCACATGGCTGCTGCCAAGCGACGGTTTGACCATCAACACTACAAG ATTGCCACGAAGGCGTTCCGGGACCCACTGTTATCTCAGGGTCGCGAGCGCAGCGCTGAGGAGAGGACAATTCTAAGATGTCTGACGGGAAATGATTACACCGATAAAGATATCGAGCAGGTCAAGTTGCCTCCCTTGCCCCTGGTTCCACTTGGGCGACAAGGCACGGACAGCGTTAGGTGGCTAGAAATGCCCCTCCACAACATAGAGAGCACTCCTCGCATGGCCAGCAG AGGCAGGATGCATGCTTGGAGAAATTTCA TACGGTCCcattaa